A single window of Salvia splendens isolate huo1 chromosome 8, SspV2, whole genome shotgun sequence DNA harbors:
- the LOC121744259 gene encoding polcalcin Che a 3-like — translation MGDESQQDVEDRERIFKRCDTNGDGKVSSMELGEALKALGSVSVDEVKRMMAELDTDGDGFISLDEFTEFAKANRGLIRDVAKIF, via the coding sequence ATGGGTGATGAGAGTCAACAGGATGTGGAAGACCGCGAGCGCATCTTCAAGCGTTGTGACACAAATGGCGACGGGAAAGTATCTTCCATGGAGCTTGGTGAGGCCCTCAAGGCACTCGGTTCAGTATCAGTTGATGAAGTTAAGCGGATGATGGCTGAGCTGGACACCGATGGGGATGGCTTCATATCATTAGACGAGTTCACAGAGTTCGCAAAGGCCAACAGGGGCTTAATTAGGGATGTTGCCAAGATTTTCTAG